One Rossellomorea aquimaris DNA window includes the following coding sequences:
- a CDS encoding spore germination protein — protein MTNQKKKPVSTQIEENTNYLRDTLAVDKSFDVIQLDLEYAERKMAMFLVDGFVKDDIMHYLMKLLSGLSPEQLEEDTLEKLLKTYIPYIEIEQVDDLNQVIDLVLAGPTALVVDGIDKVIMIDARTYPVRGPQEPDIERVVRGSRDGYVETIVFNTALTRRRVRDPSLRMEYMQIGRRSKTDIVVSYIEDIADPNLVHKIKDSLSKIDTDGLPMGEKTLEEFIAGRHWNPYPMVRYTERPDTAAAHLYEGHVIIMVDGSPSVLITPTTFWHHLQHAEEYRNKPSVGAYLRFVRFIAVWCSIFLLPFYYLFAIHPELLPEAMSYVGPNDVGEVPLFLQFLIIEVGIDILRMAAIHTPSSLATALGLVAALMIGQVAVEVGLLINEVILYLAIAAIGTFATPSYEMSLANRLVRIFLLICTALFGVYGFVVGILLWIIMLSRMNSFDIPYMWPFIPFNLRAFRDVFLRSPMPLKNRRPRFLHPKDPDR, from the coding sequence ATGACAAATCAAAAGAAAAAGCCTGTCTCTACTCAGATTGAAGAAAACACCAATTATCTAAGGGATACCTTAGCAGTAGACAAAAGCTTTGATGTCATTCAATTGGATTTGGAGTATGCTGAGAGAAAAATGGCGATGTTTTTAGTGGATGGCTTTGTTAAAGATGATATTATGCATTATCTGATGAAGCTCTTGTCAGGACTTAGTCCTGAACAATTAGAAGAAGATACGTTAGAAAAATTATTGAAGACGTACATTCCTTACATAGAGATCGAGCAAGTGGATGATCTGAACCAAGTGATTGATTTAGTATTGGCAGGTCCGACAGCCCTTGTGGTGGATGGTATTGACAAGGTCATTATGATTGATGCAAGAACGTATCCAGTCAGAGGACCTCAGGAACCCGATATCGAAAGAGTGGTGAGAGGTTCAAGGGACGGGTATGTCGAGACGATAGTGTTTAATACAGCTTTGACAAGAAGGAGAGTTCGCGATCCTTCGCTTCGAATGGAATATATGCAAATTGGGAGAAGATCCAAAACCGATATAGTCGTCAGCTATATAGAAGACATTGCCGATCCAAATTTAGTCCATAAAATCAAAGATTCCCTATCTAAGATCGACACTGATGGTCTTCCCATGGGAGAGAAGACACTGGAAGAGTTTATTGCCGGGCGCCACTGGAATCCATATCCCATGGTCCGGTATACGGAAAGGCCGGATACAGCTGCGGCACACTTATATGAAGGACACGTCATAATTATGGTGGACGGCTCACCTAGTGTCTTGATTACACCGACAACTTTTTGGCATCACCTCCAGCATGCAGAAGAATATAGGAACAAGCCCTCGGTTGGAGCCTACTTGCGTTTTGTCAGATTTATCGCTGTGTGGTGTTCGATTTTCTTACTGCCGTTTTATTATTTATTTGCCATTCATCCCGAGCTATTGCCGGAAGCAATGAGTTATGTGGGGCCAAATGATGTAGGGGAAGTACCATTATTCCTTCAATTTTTAATCATTGAAGTCGGAATCGATATTCTAAGGATGGCAGCCATTCATACCCCTTCTTCGTTAGCTACGGCCCTTGGTCTCGTTGCTGCGTTAATGATTGGACAGGTGGCGGTGGAAGTAGGTCTCTTAATTAACGAAGTCATCCTTTACCTCGCCATTGCAGCAATCGGTACCTTTGCAACGCCAAGCTATGAGATGAGCTTAGCCAACCGGTTGGTCAGGATTTTCTTATTGATCTGCACTGCATTATTCGGAGTGTACGGATTTGTTGTGGGTATCCTGCTATGGATTATCATGCTTTCAAGAATGAATTCCTTTGACATTCCGTATATGTGGCCATTTATTCCGTTTAATTTGAGAGCATTCCGGGACGTATTCCTGCGTTCGCCTATGCCGTTGAAAAACAGACGACCGCGATTCCTGCACCCGAAAGATCCAGATCGTTAA
- a CDS encoding YqgQ family protein, with protein MKTIYDIQQLLKSYGTIIYVGHRLSDLQLMEGELIELYQSQLIETRDFQTALFLLRHEIEIEKEKQDR; from the coding sequence ATGAAAACGATTTATGATATCCAACAGTTATTAAAAAGTTATGGAACCATTATCTATGTTGGGCATCGTCTTTCTGACCTGCAACTAATGGAAGGCGAACTAATAGAACTTTATCAATCCCAGCTGATCGAAACGCGGGATTTTCAAACAGCTTTGTTTTTATTGCGACATGAAATTGAAATTGAAAAAGAAAAACAGGACAGGTGA
- a CDS encoding DUF92 domain-containing protein: MINEYFFLLFFIFSISIAGWKTSNLSLSGAVMAIMIGLAIGSSYGFEGLFILGTFFLSSSIWSRLFKKSKIGIEERLAKTSIRDWQQVLANGGPAALFAILFSVTGNEVWTFAFIASIAGANADTWASEIGPLSHKMPFSIRTFRRVPKGTSGAVSIIGTVAAFFGSALISLASLILLNVMDVSIFLLLLLSGFLGNILDTVLGAFIQLEYRCPVCDLRTESSVHCEHHTERTKGLPLMNNETVNALSSLLAGVLMLIFY, translated from the coding sequence GTGATAAATGAGTATTTCTTTCTTCTCTTTTTTATTTTCTCTATCTCCATTGCAGGGTGGAAAACAAGTAATTTAAGTCTCTCTGGCGCTGTAATGGCCATAATGATCGGCCTGGCTATTGGCTCTTCATATGGGTTTGAGGGGCTGTTTATATTAGGCACCTTCTTCTTGTCATCAAGCATATGGTCACGCCTTTTTAAGAAAAGCAAGATAGGGATCGAGGAGCGCTTAGCGAAAACGTCCATCAGGGACTGGCAGCAAGTGTTGGCGAACGGAGGTCCTGCAGCCCTATTTGCCATACTATTCAGTGTGACGGGAAACGAAGTCTGGACATTTGCCTTCATTGCGTCGATCGCTGGGGCAAACGCTGATACATGGGCATCAGAAATCGGACCTCTCAGTCATAAAATGCCGTTTTCTATAAGAACTTTCAGGAGAGTTCCCAAAGGCACATCGGGTGCTGTTTCCATCATCGGTACGGTAGCGGCTTTCTTTGGATCTGCCCTTATCTCACTGGCCTCATTGATTTTGTTGAATGTCATGGATGTATCTATCTTCTTACTCCTTCTCCTTTCCGGGTTTTTAGGCAACATCCTGGATACAGTGCTAGGTGCATTCATTCAGTTGGAGTACCGGTGTCCGGTCTGTGATCTTCGAACAGAGTCATCCGTTCATTGTGAACATCACACAGAAAGAACGAAAGGGCTTCCTCTCATGAACAATGAGACAGTGAATGCTCTATCAAGTCTTTTGGCAGGAGTACTTATGCTCATATTCTATTGA
- a CDS encoding rhomboid family intramembrane serine protease, protein MDLRYHYLFWKIAYHLVEDKHYRILNLSPNQDELWLENTGKKEANVIRMVRKDLDWGSWVKRDMELTSVNGEKIRKSLGKRQLQMKNIYVSTYPPVDADPDLFQESLNNQKTSVQPLLLHGEQSVETLKNDPFFNEGEWELPPEVLDANVEWIKSMTMTSSSKQIQKERQLFEKGKPFFTYFFIALQLIMFIILELNGGSKDPQTLIEFGAKYNPLMIEGEWWRLVTPIFLHIGILHLLMNTLALFYLGTAVEKMFGRIRFIFIYMISGITGSLASFLFTSNLSAGASGAIFGCFGALLYFGVLYPKIFFRTIGTNIIAVILLNLVLGFTIPGIDNAGHIGGLVGGFLAAGIVSLPNTHRPLRQLLFLTGSLLLVGVLVSRGIGGDPTSWDVNTVNGVAQEKISNQQWEEAENILVPVVEEGTPNSQTYFYLSYAEIKMNKLAQAKDHLRAAIQENSEFHEAHYNLALILIDSGDRKEALVHAKKAYELNRQDENYEKLYKELQENT, encoded by the coding sequence GTGGATTTACGTTATCATTATTTGTTTTGGAAGATAGCTTACCATTTGGTTGAAGATAAACACTATCGAATTCTAAATCTCTCACCCAATCAGGATGAATTATGGCTTGAGAATACCGGGAAGAAAGAAGCAAACGTCATTCGCATGGTCCGGAAAGATCTGGATTGGGGAAGCTGGGTCAAGCGGGATATGGAATTGACCTCGGTGAATGGGGAAAAAATCAGAAAATCCCTTGGAAAAAGGCAGCTTCAAATGAAGAATATCTATGTCTCCACTTATCCACCTGTAGATGCAGATCCGGATTTATTTCAGGAGTCCCTGAACAATCAAAAAACGTCCGTTCAGCCACTTCTCCTTCATGGTGAGCAGAGTGTCGAAACGCTAAAGAATGACCCTTTTTTCAATGAAGGGGAATGGGAACTTCCCCCGGAAGTACTGGATGCCAATGTAGAGTGGATAAAAAGCATGACCATGACTTCTTCATCCAAACAGATACAAAAGGAAAGGCAGCTGTTTGAAAAAGGAAAGCCTTTCTTTACATATTTCTTCATTGCACTCCAATTGATCATGTTCATTATTCTTGAACTAAATGGTGGAAGCAAGGATCCACAAACTCTGATTGAGTTCGGTGCTAAGTACAATCCCCTCATGATTGAAGGAGAGTGGTGGCGCCTTGTAACCCCGATCTTTCTGCATATCGGAATACTGCATTTACTCATGAACACACTGGCCCTATTTTATTTGGGAACGGCAGTGGAGAAAATGTTTGGGAGAATACGGTTCATTTTCATTTATATGATATCAGGAATCACGGGATCTCTAGCCAGCTTCCTTTTTACATCCAATCTTTCTGCTGGAGCCAGTGGCGCAATTTTCGGCTGTTTCGGTGCACTGCTGTATTTCGGCGTACTATATCCGAAGATTTTCTTTAGAACGATTGGGACCAATATTATTGCTGTGATCCTGTTGAACTTGGTCCTGGGGTTTACCATCCCGGGAATTGATAATGCAGGTCATATCGGTGGACTAGTCGGAGGTTTTTTGGCAGCAGGAATTGTCAGCTTGCCGAATACTCACCGACCACTGCGTCAATTGTTATTTCTGACGGGAAGTCTCCTGCTTGTTGGAGTTCTTGTGTCGAGGGGGATTGGTGGAGATCCAACCTCTTGGGATGTTAACACTGTGAATGGCGTAGCTCAAGAAAAGATTTCCAATCAACAGTGGGAGGAAGCGGAAAATATTCTTGTCCCGGTGGTTGAAGAAGGCACACCAAATTCACAGACATATTTCTACTTATCATACGCTGAAATCAAGATGAACAAATTAGCACAAGCGAAAGATCATTTGAGAGCTGCAATCCAGGAAAATAGTGAGTTTCATGAAGCTCACTACAATCTTGCGTTAATCCTGATCGACTCAGGTGACAGAAAGGAAGCTCTTGTTCATGCAAAAAAAGCCTATGAATTAAATAGGCAGGATGAAAATTATGAAAAACTTTATAAAGAGTTACAGGAGAATACTTAA